The following are from one region of the Cinclus cinclus chromosome 7, bCinCin1.1, whole genome shotgun sequence genome:
- the ELOVL3 gene encoding elongation of very long chain fatty acids protein 3: MLNMEANIDLAELQPLGEYDFEKNFNHLAARKWMEENWQKSFIISIIYFILIFGIQHIMKERRPFNLRVPLVLWSFSLTLFSITAACRIWKQMAFILLNKGFKQSVCSRSFYIHPVSKLWMYLFALSKLVEMGDTLFIVLRKKKLIFLHWYHHCFTMIISWYGYNITTIGMGWNAALNLSIHSVVYSYYTVTAMGFRVPKSIMMLITTSQIVQMAGFVIINIFGFFWKNDKGCQISWPMLLIPFILYTTLLALFYNFFMKTYLSSTQKSKGN, from the exons ATGCTGAATATGGAAGCGAACATTGACCTGGCGGAACTGCAGCCACTGGGGGAGTATGACTTCGAGAAGAACTTCAATCACCTGGCAGCCAGGAAATGGATGGAGGAGAATTG GCAAAAGTCTttcattatttctattatttatttcatcCTGATCTTCGGAATCCAACATATCATGAAGGAACGGAGGCCCTTCAATCTGCGTGTACCACTGGTCCTGTGGTCCTTCAGCCTGACTTTGTTCAG TATCACTGCAGCCTGTCGGATCTGGAAGCAGATGGCCTTCATCCTCCTTAACAAGGGATTTAAGCAATCAGTGTGTAGTAGATCTTTCTACATCCACCCTGTTTCCAAGCTTTGGATGTATCTATTTGCACTGAGCAAACTGGTTGAAATGG GTGACACTCTGTTCATTGTTCTCCGGAAAAAGAAGCTCATCTTCCTCCACTGGTACCACCACTGTTTCACAATGATTATATCCTGGTATGGCTATAACATTACGACGATTGGTATGGGGTGGAACGCAGCCTTGAACCTCAGTATCCATTCTGTGGTGTACTCATACTACACTGTGACAGCCATGGGCTTCCGGGTACCCAAATCCATCATGATGCTAATCACCACTTCACAGATTGTGCAGATGGCAGGATTTGTAATAATTAACATCTTTGGCTTCTTTTGGAAGAATGATAAGGGCTGCCAAATTAGCTGGCCAATGCTTCTTATTCCATTTATCTTATATACCACTTTATTGGCTCTCTTCTACAACTTTTTCATGAAAACTTACCTGAGTAGCACACAGAAATCAAAGGGGAATTAA